In Heteronotia binoei isolate CCM8104 ecotype False Entrance Well chromosome 5, APGP_CSIRO_Hbin_v1, whole genome shotgun sequence, the DNA window CACCGCCAGGTTTCCCCTTAAATGACATCATGCCATTGTGCCACCATGCCCCccgtcccctcccccatttcccacCAGCTTACAACCCTACTCCTAGATTCCGTGCTGAAACCTTAACCAacacaccatactggctttcatGGGGTAGTTACTTTTACCAGTCCTGGGTGAGTCATGGAAATCACATGGTAGCGAGTTGTCTAGTGATTGCTGCCAGGCCTAGCTCCAATTGTTCCCccctcaaaggtcaaaacagCCTTGGAAAGGCCCCTGCCTCTTACTGACTAAAATCAAGGCTTGAAGACTGGCAGTACTGTTGTGTGTGCCAAACAATAGCCACAGCAGCCGTCAAAAGGGTGTTAATGTTTAAAACTTTAGGCactgctccccctcctccccttttctgtAAACCTGGATAATTTTTTCAGGTATGTAGAAAAATCTGTGTTGTCTAGCCATGGCTCCAATCTTTAGATATCAATATTCACCATTTTGGCCATGCTGAGCAGTAGAAATGTTAATTCATCTAATAATTTGGCCCTtaagagtttgtttgttttttgcatggAGTGGTCAAGCAACTGAataattttttcctgcttttaaaaaattatttattttagttttcaATGATACAAGCATTATATGTATAATTATTTAAACAGTGAGTCTTCAAACATACAATCAACATGAAATAATATAGGTACATAGTTATTTTAAAGAGTGCTTGTTTTCATTAAAGCAACTGAATAATAAGTACTTTTAAAGgagttatgaagaagaagaagaagaagaagaagaagaagaagaagaagaagaagaagaagaagaagaagaagaagaagaagaagaagaagatattggatttctatcccgccctccactccgaagagtctcagagcggctcacaatctcctttaccttcctcccccacatcagacaccctgtgaggtgggtggggctggagagggctctcacagcagctgccctttcaaggacaacctctgccagagctatggctgacccaaggccatgctagcaggtacaagtggaggagtggggaatcaaacccggttctcccagataagagtctgcacacttaaccactacaccaaactggtttatgcATGTAGTCACCACCTTACAACTCAGAAATCTATTTTCACTCTATTTATGATGCAACATGTCTACTTCTCTATTATTTCTATAGCAAGAAAGTTCAGACAAAAACCAGCCAAGTCAGGTTTGGTTAACTTATTTGGCCATTGTCCTAGAGAAGAAACATAGTTCATTATTCATCAGTGTGCCTGAGAGTAGATCCCATCACAATCAATAGGACATTTGTATACATGGCCAAGATCAGTCTGTGTATGTTTTTATATTAGCTGTTCTCCCACAGTATGTGGTCCTTTTATTTGTTGTATCTACTACACAGAAAATGGTCTTCCAAGTAGCTTTTGCACATGACATTTGTCTTCCTATTTCCTCCATGAAAATGACATTTGTATCttaacaaaatattaaaatattttcctCAACTCACAAGTTGCTCTGCAAAATAGTAGTTCACATGACTCTGCCACAGAGGTAGCCTCACATAGGGTTCTCCCAACACTTTTTACAAGCGGCATGGTGTGGGACTACTTTGGAAACATAGACCCTGAGCtattgctttttttgttttgcttagcCATTAATGTGCTAGCAGCATAAGCTGAACATTGTCAGCCTCAAATTCTTGTCTGTAAAAAAGTAGATATGATTCATTATATATCACAGTAAAGTTTCTCTTTTTCCATATGTCAACGTAGATAATGAGTAAACCTATATTAGCTAAGTATGTGAGGGAATCATAGTTAAATGGGCAAGATGGAATTAATTTAGGAAGGTTCAGAGTTAGGAGACAGAGGAGTGGCTATGTAATAAAAATCAGGCACACTATTCCAGGTGGGTTATAGTAAAGGTAACAAGGTCCCAGGTGGAAGAGGAATGATTAATTATAGGGTTTTACTTAATTTAAATGCACTTTGACTTTTCCTTATTCTACATTTATACATAATGCCCCggaataaatcgatggtgctgccaCATTTGaagtactatgtacaattctggtcactgtacctcaaaaaagatattatagcgttggaaaaagtccaaaaaagggtaacaagaattattaaagggttgaaacactttccctatgaagaaaagttaaaacacttggggctctttagcttggagaaacgtcgactgagggagtgacatgacagaggtttgcaagattttgcatgggatagagaaggtagagaaagaagtacttttctccctttctcacaatacaagaactcatggacactcaatgagatcgctgagcagtcaggttagaatagataaaaggaaatacttcttcacccaaagtgtgattaacacatggaattcactgccacaggaggtggtggtggctacaagcatagacaacttcaagaggggactggataaacacatggagcagaagtccatcagtgattATTAACtgcagtgtattgatggaactctgtctggggcagtgatgctctgtattcttggtgcttgggggttgggggacagtgggatggcttttagtgtcctggccccactgatggatctcctgatggcaattgttttttttggccactgtgtgacacagagtgttggactggatgggccattggcctgatccaacatggcttctcttatgttcttactgactGAAATGCCAGTAAGTACACTCTTGGGAGAAAGTTCTAGCAGAGGCAAAGTTCCATGACAGTTGAAACCTTCAaccagggtggggggagatgggaTTGAGCGCCTGTAGATCAAGCTGATGATATCTTTACTAATCAAAAGTTTTTGAGCAATTGCTGTTTTATTCTACTCTTGTCTTGCTGTTGGAACAACTCAATAAAAGGTGAAACATTCAAACTTGATTTGGCTGGAGGGTTTCATGTGTTAGAGAAATggcacatattaaaaaaaaacatggattCATGGTCCCATAACACTTAATATTACCCAGGGTGCTAAAGGGGTGGATTTTATATCCTCTAATTGGAAGCTAGAGGAAGGTGAGAAGCTCAAATTTGCTTAGTTGCTGTGAGGGGTTAGTGGTTTCTCTATTAACTGGGACTCAGGAACATAATCTTAGCTGAAGTATGCCATAGTGATGGGGTTCTTTCTTGGGCAAGCGATCCCTCAGCAAAGACAGACTATTGAAAACCTGAAATTGATGTTACTAAATGGTTTAGGGATTTCTTTTGTCCCATCCTTCTTCCACCAAAAGGCTAACATGTGAGACTTTATCTATTTTAATAATTACAGCTATCATGAACTAGCTTCTACTGACACCTAGTAACTACCCAAAGGTAATTCAGCCGTTCTCATGGTTGAGGGGGACTTTGAACCCATGCTTTTCTGGTTTGTCCAATGCCCCATACACTGTACACTTTCCTGATATAGTAAACTGTTACGCATTTAGGGCAGTCCTGCTGGCCACCTGAATTCAGCTAATGCTTGGTTCAGCAGGCATGTGGAAAATCAGTCCTTGATATGAGAAACAGTTGAATAATGGCATGCATCTGTCAAATTTCTACTGCTTTTAAAGAGATATTCTGTATTTAGCACCTAATGACAAATCTTAGGATGCGGCTGACTGAACAGCACCAGGATGGAATGGCAGCTTTGGTATTAATTTATGCTACTTTGTACATTTCATCAACTGTGTAATTTCTTCTTAACCCTGTTCAGTTGTTCTGTTCTGGTGCTCCTGTCTTGTGATATGTGGTTGTCATTTTGTGCGAACAGGCAGCGCCCATATTTTCAAGCTTCGGTGTAAGCAAATGTGTATCTGCAACACACATCATTACTTGATCATGTGCTTCTAAGTTGGAAAATATGCACATTGCCTGATTTACACGAAGGGACAACAGTACATATTGGGGAGATTACTGGTAGAGTGCTGTTCTGGTATATGAGGTAGTATCTTCAAAAACACAATTACTGAAGAGGGCTCTTATGTAATTAAAGAAACCTGGATAACAAGAGGTTTTCCCCTTTTAGGTGAGATGTCTGAAAAGCTAAGCAGATGCCGGAAGGAGCTAACAGCAGCTATTGACAGAGCATTGGAAGAACTCTCAGTTCCTCTCCCTGATTCCTCAGATAGTACCACCAACCTGACCTTTGACTTCCTGACAGTGGAAGCCTTAACGGCTTCCAATGAAGATCTTGTTAGTCACAAGGGAGAGCCCATTGCATGTTTCCCTCAGCAACCATTATCAGATTCTTCTGTTCCAGAAAAAGAGAATCCTCTCAAGCCAAATTTTACTCTACTGATCACAACCTCCAACACTCCTTCAAAACGGGAGCCATTGATAAGCAAGGAAAATACATGCCTACACCCTCCAGTTCTCACGACTGACAGGCAGTTTCTTACTGGGTATGCTTTACCTGTCAAAGGTGTAATTTTTTGTTGTCACGGACTTCTGTTTTGATGGTAGTTCATCTGGCATTTTGCTAATCCAAAGGGATGGTTTGAGACATTTTGGTGTTGGAGGAGGAAAATTGACATGATGCTCCCAATTATGAAAATATAATAATGCATGAGGAGTAGCCCCTCAGAAGTGTCCAAAATATGCCACCTGAGATGGCTACTGCTGAATGCAGAAGAGTCCCTGGCATCAAGTATGGGCATTTCCTAGAAAATGACTCTCAACTTCATGCTCTGCTCCACTTGGCCTCTCCCTGTCTCTCCTGCTTGTCATTCTGCACTTGTCACCTTCACAGCTACTGTGTGGCTATTGCCTTTTCAGACCTTGCTGAAATGGCCAAGTGACTATTGGTAGATGGGCAGAATCAGGCCTTTATAGGAGGCTGTTAGACACAGGTATAATTATGGAATGTTTCCTTCCAAACTCAAGTGGCAGTTGTGGCTGTTGAGACTAGTAATGAGAACATAAGCAGTCAATTAACAGGATCTTTTTTTACTGTTTTCCATAGTTATTTCCTGTAGGTCATGCTGTGGCCTTACTATCAGGCAGAATATGAACAATATGGGGCTACCAATCCAGGTTGACAAAATAAtagtatattttattattatacaGGTGCCATTTGTAtttgtactttttattttatttatggatCGCCTAATCCCCACATTTGTGGGGCTCTAGGTGCTgtacagagccccgtggcacagagtggcaaagctgcatactgcagtcggagccctctgctcacgacctgagtttgatcccagcagaagctggttcaggtagctggctccaggttgactcagccttccatccttctgatgttggtaaaatgagtacccagcttgctggggggaaagtgtagatgactgaggaaggcaatggcaaaccaccctgtaaaaagtctgttgtgaaaatgttgtgaaagcaatgctgaaaatgactagtgcttgcacaggggactacctttaccatttacCTTTAGGTGCTGTACAGTGTTATAAAGACAATAGAACCATAAAATCAAGATAACACACATTAGTTTAAaacaaaatggcaaaatgtgCAGTTCTGTCCCATTTCCGGCCTGTGGACACCTTGTggatgtgggggagaggaagtggATCAGTCAAAGTGATGGAGAGCAAGGGAAGGGTGACAACCAAAAGCCTGGTATGaagatctctgccttacaggccctgcagaattgcctaagatcccatagggccctgatgttattcagcagagttccatcaggttggggtcaggaccaaaaaggccctggccctggttgagaacAGCTGGATATCTCTAgagctggggatcaccagcaagGTGTTATCTGAGCGTAGCACTTTCCTGGACATGTACTggaggaggcagtcctgcagatatgttggtcccagactgctcaaggccttgaaggtcgaAACCAAACCCTTGAACTTGACTCGATGCTCCACTGGAAACCAGCGTGGCACAGATCTGTATCATGTACCAAAATATGTGGGCTAGCTTGCTCTTATATGGAGCCATGCACTAGACCATGGAGCTCCTCTATTTGGTAACCTTGACTCCATAAACCTTACACTTCTTACGGTGAAGGCAGACACAAGTGTAACTGCCACTGATatccttctagagcaggggtggccaacggtaatgctccagatgttttttgcctacaactcccatcagctccagccagcacggccaatggctggggctgatgggagttgtaggcaaaaaacatctggagagctactgccggccacccctgctctagagtgtcCTAAAGATCTTGCAGATATGGATGGTGAGTGATGTTTGTTCTGCTCTGGGTATATGGCAGTCTTTCCAAATATTATTTTTCCCTACCCAGTCCCTGCCCAAGAACGGCAAATATCAATCTCTTCTGTAGCTGCTATCCACTACAGACTGCTTCCCATCCTGCCAGAATTATGGGTGCGTGGAGACATATTTTAATATAGCAATTGCCACACCAGTGCCTACATTCTAAAATAATCAGAAAGTCAAGAACTTTCCTGCTTGCTGTTTATTTGAATGACAATATTCTTTCCCTTTTGAGTATACAGCTGGTAGAGGGATGTGTCCTTTCCAGTTACAAAGTACTCTGGGTTTTTGTGTGTTTCAGAAAAATCGATGAAAGGCCAGTGAAGCCAGACACAAGTGTA includes these proteins:
- the C5H3orf62 gene encoding uncharacterized protein C3orf62 homolog, with translation MGIYIHKDTQKKKENGVENGFQYLQLSRTFKAPVDQADDIFTNQKFLSNCCFILLLSCCWNNSIKGEMSEKLSRCRKELTAAIDRALEELSVPLPDSSDSTTNLTFDFLTVEALTASNEDLVSHKGEPIACFPQQPLSDSSVPEKENPLKPNFTLLITTSNTPSKREPLISKENTCLHPPVLTTDRQFLTGKIDERPVKPDTSVTAADIPLECPKDLTDMDGNTAVCPAEKVQRKADLDELQQISRLSRELMPPDEASAFAQETRSSFRRVLENSPEDEEIIETLLDMEEDYRLNSSILHQP